A stretch of the bacterium genome encodes the following:
- a CDS encoding right-handed parallel beta-helix repeat-containing protein produces MRMLAIGLAVFVILHCIGILALAAEYHVNQDGSDDFTVIQNAIDVAIDGDIVIVHPGTYYENVRFEGKNIVLCSVDPEDAGCVESTIIDGGQSGPVVAFYGTEDEACLLSGFTITNGKNGYGGGICGARKWNAPHTKASITGCVITQNTAAGAVGASGGGLMWCSGTIENCTIRDNTAGWGGGLAECFGGSLENCLIIGNTADGSGGGLFRFEGSMVACTVKQNSASHDGGGLHDCSAEIARCSILSNWTEYGDGGGLSESTGSIDNCVISDNGIQGAGGGLYQWRGNIANSRITGNAAVFTGGGMYDCEGDILNCLIDDNWTGNFSSTDGAGIHVWVGNIEYCTISNNTGSGLCDCHGIIKGCTISGNVSWMGAGLDSCSGTLEDCVIRDNFADMGCGGGIYDFDGQIKNCLIINNVADYNAGGGLGHCQGMVQNCTIAHNSAAENGGGVYFHTGAITNCIIWGNGDAGEVGPDRCTPSYSCIQNWTQGGVGNISQDPVFATGPLGDYYLSSLTAGQDADSPCIDAGSDTAENLGLDKLTTRSDGGADKGTVDMGYHYPIFAVTIQTSLNDNEFGPGDDLEAYLSVENHGSEVVVDVYIGLILPDGSVLCIGPDGAYFGIFPFATSVFLDCNATIDPLKILDLTVPGNAPPGDCAYAAAVSQTGEQAFLRTSVSSFTISGG; encoded by the coding sequence ATGAGAATGCTAGCAATAGGTCTGGCTGTATTCGTTATTCTGCACTGCATCGGCATTCTGGCCCTTGCGGCGGAGTACCACGTCAATCAGGACGGGAGCGACGATTTCACGGTCATTCAGAACGCGATCGATGTCGCAATTGATGGCGACATCGTTATCGTCCACCCGGGGACCTACTACGAGAACGTCCGTTTTGAGGGCAAGAATATCGTGCTCTGTTCCGTTGATCCTGAAGACGCAGGCTGCGTCGAGAGCACTATCATCGATGGCGGCCAGAGCGGCCCAGTTGTTGCCTTTTACGGCACGGAGGACGAGGCGTGTTTGCTTTCGGGTTTTACGATCACAAACGGGAAGAACGGCTACGGCGGTGGAATCTGCGGCGCCCGCAAATGGAACGCGCCTCATACGAAAGCCTCGATTACAGGCTGCGTGATCACGCAGAACACTGCGGCTGGGGCCGTTGGCGCGTCAGGCGGCGGCCTGATGTGGTGCAGCGGGACAATAGAGAACTGCACAATCAGGGATAACACAGCGGGATGGGGCGGAGGTCTCGCCGAGTGTTTTGGTGGCAGCCTTGAAAACTGCCTCATAATCGGAAACACGGCGGATGGCAGCGGTGGCGGGCTCTTCAGGTTCGAGGGCAGCATGGTGGCGTGCACAGTTAAACAGAACTCCGCGAGCCATGACGGTGGAGGTCTCCATGATTGCAGTGCAGAGATCGCCCGGTGCTCCATACTCTCGAACTGGACAGAATACGGAGACGGGGGTGGGCTATCCGAAAGCACTGGGAGCATCGATAATTGTGTAATCAGCGACAACGGCATCCAGGGAGCAGGGGGCGGTCTTTACCAATGGAGAGGCAATATCGCCAATAGCCGGATTACCGGCAACGCAGCCGTTTTTACAGGAGGGGGGATGTATGATTGTGAAGGAGACATTCTAAACTGCCTTATAGACGATAACTGGACAGGAAACTTCTCTAGCACGGACGGTGCCGGGATACACGTATGGGTGGGAAACATAGAATACTGCACAATAAGCAACAACACTGGCTCCGGCCTTTGCGATTGCCATGGAATTATCAAGGGCTGCACGATTTCCGGTAACGTGTCGTGGATGGGAGCGGGCTTGGACTCTTGCTCTGGAACGCTTGAAGACTGCGTCATCAGGGACAACTTCGCAGACATGGGTTGTGGAGGCGGTATATACGACTTCGACGGACAGATCAAGAACTGTTTGATAATCAATAATGTTGCTGACTACAACGCGGGAGGTGGCCTGGGCCATTGCCAGGGGATGGTCCAGAACTGCACAATAGCTCACAACTCGGCAGCAGAAAACGGCGGCGGCGTTTACTTCCATACAGGCGCCATCACCAACTGCATTATCTGGGGCAACGGCGATGCAGGGGAAGTGGGGCCGGACCGTTGCACGCCATCTTACAGCTGCATTCAAAACTGGACGCAAGGCGGCGTTGGCAACATCAGCCAAGACCCGGTCTTCGCAACTGGGCCACTGGGTGACTACTATCTGTCCTCCCTGACGGCGGGTCAGGATGCGGATAGCCCCTGCATCGACGCCGGCAGCGACACGGCCGAGAACCTCGGCCTGGACAAGCTCACCACCCGGAGCGACGGAGGCGCCGACAAAGGAACCGTCGATATGGGATACCACTATCCCATCTTCGCCGTGACCATCCAGACCTCCCTTAATGACAACGAATTCGGCCCAGGGGATGACCTCGAAGCATACCTGAGCGTGGAGAACCATGGCTCTGAAGTCGTAGTGGACGTTTATATAGGGTTGATTCTGCCCGACGGGAGCGTCCTCTGTATTGGGCCGGATGGTGCCTATTTCGGCATCTTCCCCTTCGCAACGTCGGTCTTTCTTGACTGCAACGCCACCATAGACCCTCTGAAGATACTGGACCTAACCGTGCCCGGCAATGCTCCCCCAGGAGACTGCGCTTATGCCGCCGCGGTCTCCCAAACGGGGGAGCAGGCCTTCTTACGCACGTCAGTGAGTTCGTTTACGATTAGTGGCGGTTGA
- a CDS encoding deoxyribonuclease IV, with translation MHFSVAGKYYNAVERAHELGCNALQIFAQNPKGWRVKDLDDGEAQTFRRLVSDYGIEAVVVHTPYLINLASPDPKLAWRSRRAVKTSLERADHLGAQFVVTHIGSARGRDLDDALKTVSRGLDEVLSQEYDAPLLLENSAGSGHIIGHTVAELARIIERCKSADRLYVCLDTAHAFAAGYDVVAAHGLESTLDELDRLIGIDRLKVVHVNDTKVALGSHVDRHYHIGMGNIGMEGFRNIVNHPKLAHLPFILETPVDDSCDDECNLRTFRSLISPQRHRDTENLGR, from the coding sequence ATGCACTTCTCCGTTGCTGGCAAGTATTACAACGCCGTTGAGAGGGCGCACGAGCTGGGCTGTAACGCGCTTCAGATATTCGCGCAGAACCCCAAAGGATGGCGCGTTAAGGATTTGGACGACGGCGAGGCGCAGACATTCCGCCGCCTCGTCTCGGATTATGGCATCGAGGCTGTCGTCGTCCACACGCCGTATCTGATCAATCTGGCAAGCCCCGACCCGAAACTCGCGTGGCGGTCCAGGCGTGCGGTCAAAACTTCGCTTGAAAGGGCCGACCATCTCGGTGCACAGTTCGTCGTCACGCACATCGGCTCCGCCCGCGGCCGCGATCTCGACGACGCACTCAAGACTGTTTCCAGAGGTCTCGACGAGGTATTGAGCCAGGAATATGATGCGCCGCTTCTGCTTGAGAACAGCGCTGGCTCGGGCCATATTATTGGCCACACCGTCGCCGAGCTCGCCCGCATCATCGAGCGCTGCAAGTCTGCCGACAGGTTATACGTCTGCCTCGACACGGCGCACGCGTTCGCCGCCGGATATGACGTTGTAGCCGCACACGGGCTCGAGTCTACGCTGGATGAGCTGGACCGTCTCATCGGTATCGATCGGCTCAAGGTCGTCCACGTCAACGACACGAAGGTCGCGCTCGGCTCGCATGTTGACCGGCACTACCACATCGGGATGGGCAATATCGGCATGGAAGGCTTTCGCAATATCGTCAATCACCCCAAACTTGCCCACCTGCCGTTCATACTCGAGACGCCTGTTGACGACAGCTGCGACGACGAATGCAATTTAAGAACTTTCCGGTCCCTCATCTCACCACAGAGACACAGAGACACAGAGAATCTAGGACGCTGA
- a CDS encoding SUMF1/EgtB/PvdO family nonheme iron enzyme: protein MSKIIIVACSILAVLAVQSVSLAQSARVEVTTDSASYYFGDTGEVILSATNGDTELAVDFYLALLAPDGAPYFFPGWGNAMQPAISGLVLPPHFSTGPFVYFTFPIPGGKPPVLTDGTHAFAAAFMAAGSTDLTQGISFAYFDVSSESQGCPPGMVRIPAGPFAMGDTSDTGYKDEYPLHDVYLDSFCIDTYEYPNNVGVVPNSGLSWIEAESLCTQQGKRLCSESQWEKACKGPLGSIYPYGDWYDGVRCWTEMGYNDGQAGESGGRSRCTNVYGVFDMSGNTWEWVNDFYDAEYYSSSPAENPTGPPVGATSKVMRGGAWYHGGLATRCSFRGAYDPERGRFAAGVRCCAD from the coding sequence ATGTCCAAGATAATCATTGTCGCTTGCTCGATTCTCGCAGTGCTGGCCGTTCAGTCGGTCAGCTTGGCGCAGAGTGCGCGAGTGGAGGTTACGACTGACAGTGCCTCGTATTACTTTGGCGATACGGGAGAGGTCATACTATCTGCGACCAATGGCGATACTGAGCTCGCGGTGGACTTCTACCTCGCGCTGCTCGCGCCGGACGGCGCGCCCTACTTCTTCCCCGGATGGGGCAACGCCATGCAGCCTGCCATAAGTGGCCTCGTGCTTCCGCCTCACTTCTCGACGGGGCCGTTCGTCTATTTCACGTTCCCGATTCCCGGAGGCAAGCCGCCCGTCCTCACAGACGGCACGCACGCGTTTGCGGCCGCGTTCATGGCGGCTGGCTCAACTGACCTCACTCAGGGCATAAGCTTCGCCTACTTCGACGTCTCATCCGAGTCGCAAGGCTGTCCGCCTGGGATGGTGCGCATTCCCGCCGGGCCGTTCGCAATGGGCGACACGTCAGACACGGGCTACAAGGACGAATACCCGCTCCACGACGTCTATCTCGACTCGTTCTGCATCGACACATACGAATACCCCAACAACGTGGGCGTCGTCCCCAACTCAGGACTCAGCTGGATTGAGGCCGAGTCGCTGTGCACTCAGCAGGGCAAACGGCTCTGTTCTGAGTCGCAGTGGGAGAAGGCCTGCAAGGGGCCGCTAGGCTCCATCTACCCTTATGGCGATTGGTATGATGGCGTCAGATGCTGGACAGAGATGGGCTACAACGACGGCCAGGCAGGCGAATCCGGCGGCCGGAGTCGCTGCACGAACGTCTATGGCGTGTTCGACATGAGCGGCAACACTTGGGAGTGGGTGAACGACTTCTACGACGCCGAGTATTACAGCTCGTCGCCCGCTGAGAACCCGACGGGACCACCTGTCGGCGCCACCAGCAAGGTCATGAGAGGAGGCGCTTGGTACCACGGGGGCCTGGCCACACGCTGCTCCTTCCGAGGCGCATACGACCCCGAGCGGGGCCGCTTTGCCGCGGGCGTCCGCTGCTGCGCCGACTGA